The Aquila chrysaetos chrysaetos chromosome 16, bAquChr1.4, whole genome shotgun sequence genome has a segment encoding these proteins:
- the LOC115352101 gene encoding translation initiation factor IF-2-like — protein MARAGSPGRTRRARVTRRGSHGAGGPPGRPTRVPGAPRPAPSVSQGLASRSPGRASGGLGAATARPRSRKGWAGLWRFLLTHARASPLGERFTGEEAKPQPKLWPGRPGPGSACGQRRGSGEPSGRSPRLPAGRQREEAAAPAAARSCVEIGDRSRQVPPPGRGTAAPGPSAPADRVRRGGPARPRGGARKGGLAAGLRRGGLSSGGRVPAALPWVTPGARRSRRRLGRPARAWEGPVAERRPYLFSPQTPACLPSPRCLCSIRASVGERDTLERWLFLRNNTKQNNGVKPKTPLTCPPASPNIPYGALAGTLPLMLHYNIPDLNERLHQKDGQRETNVPCKVAAINQICQLKEREPSTPPPNNTVDVNPRSFCIASSWLAKFRLCC, from the exons ATGGCGAGAGCGGGGAGCCCGGGCAGGACCCGCCGGGCCCGGGTCACCCGCAGGGGCTCTCACGGCGCAGGCGGACCGCCGGGGCGACCCACGCGTGTCCCGGGCGCACCGCGGCCTGCCCCCTCCGTCTCGCAGGGGCTTGCATCCCGCTCCCCCGGGAGAGCTTCGGGCGGGCTTGGGGCGGCCACAGCGCGTCCGAGAAGCCGCAAGGGCTGGGCCGGGCTTTGGAGGTTTCTTTTGACCCACGCACGAGCGTCCCCCCTCGGAGAACGTTTCACAGGGGAAGAAGCCAAACCTCAGCCTAAACTTTGGCCTGGCaggccggggccggggtcggCTTGCGGACAGCGCCGCGGCTCAGGCGAGCCGTCGGGCCGCAGCCCCCGTTTGCCGGCCGGCAGGCAgcgggaggaggcagcagcccccgccgctgccc GTTCTTGCGTGGAAATTGGCGACCGGAGCCGCCAGGTACCTCCTCCCGGCCGCGGGACCGCCGCGCCCGGGCCCTCCGCGCCCGCTGACAG GGTCCGGCGCGGCGGGCCCGCACGCCCCCGCGGAGGGGCGCGGAAAGGCGGGCTGGCGGCGGGACTGCGGCGAGGAGGGCTGTCGTCGGGGGGCCGCGTCCCAGCCGCCCTTCCCTGGGTAACGCCGGGGGCTCGCCGGTCGCGGCGGAGGCTCGGTCGCCCTGCTCGGGCGTGGGAAGGTCCGGTAGCCGAGAGGCGACCGTACCTCTTCAGCCCCCAAACGCCGGCTTGCCTTCCCAGCCCTAGGTGCCTCTGCTCGATCAGGGCGTCAGTGGGAGAGAGAGATACCCTAGAAAGGTGGCTCTTCCTCCGAAATAACACGAAACAAAATAACGGCGTAAAACCTAAAACACCGCTTACCTGTCCGCCAGCATCTCCAAATATTCCTTACGGTGCGTTAGCGGGAACGCTCCCTCTGATGCTTCACTATAATATACCG gattTAAATGAGCGGCTCCACCAAAAGGATGGGCAGAGGGAAACAAACGTCCCCTGCAAAGTTGCCGCGATAAATCAAATATGCCAGCTAAAAGAAAGAGAGCCCTCGACCCCTCCGCCTAATAACACGGTTGACGTGAATCCGAGGAGTTTCTGTATCGCTTCCTCGTGGCTTGCCAAATTTAGGCTTTGCTGCTAA